Proteins encoded by one window of Streptomyces uncialis:
- a CDS encoding Pycsar system effector family protein — protein MSDGGDPIRTRPEDDVSEGALSRELIAQNQHEIGRADGKAAILLVTGVSLVGLLFVHRPTAPGLLWWTASATTTTAIVCLLLALFPRGRVAPGGDVLAHTEDIVHAHHRASLTTSLRRDTADPRPRLHRSLTETSRIARTKNRCIRHAVRLLLPAVLATLLTPLASR, from the coding sequence ATGAGCGACGGCGGGGACCCGATCCGTACCCGCCCCGAGGACGACGTATCCGAGGGCGCGCTGTCCCGGGAGCTGATCGCGCAGAACCAGCACGAGATCGGCCGCGCCGACGGCAAGGCCGCGATCCTGCTGGTCACGGGTGTCTCCTTGGTCGGCCTTCTGTTCGTCCACCGCCCCACGGCACCCGGTCTCCTGTGGTGGACGGCGTCGGCCACCACGACCACGGCGATCGTGTGCCTCCTGCTGGCCCTCTTCCCCCGCGGACGGGTCGCGCCCGGCGGTGATGTCCTCGCTCACACGGAAGACATCGTCCACGCCCACCACAGGGCGTCACTCACGACGTCCCTCCGCCGCGACACCGCCGACCCCCGCCCCCGCCTGCACCGCTCCCTCACGGAGACCAGCAGGATCGCCCGCACCAAGAACCGCTGCATACGCCACGCGGTCCGCCTCCTGCTCCCCGCGGTCCTCGCGACCCTGCTCACCCCTTTGGCGTCCCGGTGA
- a CDS encoding ATP/GTP-binding protein encodes MAGRDLRALFSTNDHTLGTAEAFTNRQAQWEFAVAALAEHLRHVDNPAFDPEDLEAARDNVVVFHGIGGIGKSTLSRKFEASLADPGQRPSQWVAPEWSQARILPVRVDLARSASPDFEKVVLSVRLALAAAGRPLPAFDLALRRYWEHQHPGDPLEDFLNRGGLTARFGKALPQQMQSALADVAQALLLPGTVGSAVGQVTGALVGALRERRQTVRALAGCVRLADLLESEPDLESLSYYPHLLAWELARTPAAKRITPVILLDAFEEIGDRTHRDFERLLQRLVWLMPNAFFVITGRSRLQWAEESLQGQLDFTGPTAWPGLAAHDIPGPRSESQAPGRERQMLIGDFSFEDCDDYLARRLSAHGRPLISDPIRTVIGQRSHGLPLYLDLSVMRFLELRRGGRAPQPADFDHDFPALIARTLSDLTASERHVLRSVSLFSSFDIALATRAAGVPQQASALRLVERPFVRETPFGLWPFHLHGLIRATIRDADDRTDDRWSPADWQQAAIRALAALGEQWSGGSDRDRRLLVGCLRQGLAIARDYRLDLGWLTEAAWTYVGDSVWEPLDLAAGPEGAGAAATAADALVELLSALARRQHENRARTVERLAAVADTGLLPAELSEMAVYYRAKAQRDLGHTEGSRQGMQVVAGGGGRLAPNARRGLVHLSRLAGDFPTALESAERLGWEGRHHRVVGDVQWVQGDMSLAARAFGAARAEGEEHGKIGEAAMSQAMRAFALAFTNDPGIDDEIDLGEHLLAQVDLRAATLDVRIASLLRDAGTDTGVEDRARVLAAEISTSGLLFVQAKLELARAFHHAVRGDRAGVASSVIRLRELTREGYYAYYVDIAHFMADLALDTSSRARWLDDQRTVRRRWRGMVIDRRALLTSRPGTGAP; translated from the coding sequence GTGGCAGGGAGGGACCTGCGAGCACTGTTCAGTACGAACGACCACACGCTTGGGACCGCGGAGGCATTCACGAACCGCCAGGCGCAGTGGGAGTTCGCGGTAGCCGCGCTCGCCGAGCACCTGCGACATGTCGACAACCCTGCCTTCGACCCCGAGGACCTGGAGGCCGCCCGGGACAACGTGGTGGTCTTCCATGGGATCGGTGGCATCGGGAAGTCCACGCTGTCGCGCAAGTTCGAGGCGTCCCTCGCCGACCCGGGGCAGCGCCCCTCTCAGTGGGTCGCTCCCGAATGGAGTCAGGCACGGATCCTGCCCGTACGAGTCGATCTCGCGCGCTCCGCCAGTCCCGACTTCGAGAAGGTCGTGCTCTCCGTCCGCCTCGCGCTGGCCGCCGCGGGCCGGCCTCTTCCCGCCTTCGACTTGGCGTTGCGCCGCTACTGGGAGCATCAGCACCCCGGTGACCCGCTGGAGGACTTCCTGAACCGCGGCGGCCTGACCGCCCGGTTCGGCAAGGCGCTGCCGCAGCAGATGCAGTCTGCGCTTGCCGACGTCGCCCAGGCCCTGCTGCTGCCCGGCACGGTCGGCTCCGCGGTCGGGCAGGTGACCGGGGCACTCGTAGGAGCACTTCGCGAGCGTCGGCAGACCGTGCGTGCGCTCGCCGGCTGCGTGCGCCTCGCCGACCTTCTGGAAAGCGAACCGGATCTGGAATCCCTCTCCTACTACCCGCATCTGCTCGCCTGGGAGCTTGCCCGGACACCTGCCGCGAAGAGGATCACCCCAGTGATCCTGCTGGACGCCTTCGAGGAGATCGGGGACCGTACCCACCGGGACTTCGAGCGACTCCTGCAGCGCCTGGTGTGGCTGATGCCGAACGCCTTCTTCGTCATCACGGGACGCTCCCGCCTGCAATGGGCCGAAGAGTCTCTCCAAGGGCAGCTCGACTTCACCGGCCCCACCGCCTGGCCCGGCCTGGCCGCCCACGACATCCCCGGGCCTCGCTCGGAGTCCCAGGCCCCCGGCCGCGAACGGCAGATGCTGATCGGGGATTTCTCCTTCGAGGACTGCGACGACTACCTGGCCCGTCGTCTCTCCGCCCATGGCCGTCCCCTCATCAGCGACCCCATCCGCACGGTGATCGGACAGCGCTCGCACGGTCTGCCCCTGTACCTGGACCTCTCCGTGATGAGGTTCCTGGAACTCCGCCGCGGTGGGCGCGCCCCACAGCCGGCCGACTTCGACCATGACTTCCCCGCGCTGATTGCTCGCACTCTGTCCGACCTCACCGCCTCGGAGCGCCACGTCCTGCGCTCCGTCAGCCTCTTCTCCTCCTTTGACATCGCGCTGGCGACCCGGGCCGCGGGTGTGCCCCAACAAGCCTCGGCACTGCGGCTCGTCGAGCGTCCCTTCGTACGCGAGACCCCGTTCGGGCTGTGGCCCTTCCACCTCCATGGCCTCATCCGCGCGACGATCCGGGACGCCGACGACCGGACCGACGACCGGTGGTCCCCCGCCGACTGGCAGCAGGCCGCCATCCGGGCCCTCGCCGCCCTCGGAGAGCAGTGGAGCGGTGGCTCGGACCGGGACCGGCGGCTTCTTGTGGGCTGCTTGCGCCAAGGGCTGGCCATCGCCCGCGACTACCGCCTGGACCTCGGCTGGCTCACCGAGGCCGCCTGGACCTATGTCGGGGACTCCGTGTGGGAGCCGCTCGACCTGGCCGCCGGCCCTGAGGGGGCGGGCGCCGCGGCCACGGCCGCCGACGCACTGGTGGAGTTGCTCAGCGCGCTCGCCCGTCGGCAGCACGAGAACCGGGCCCGCACCGTGGAGCGGCTGGCGGCGGTCGCGGATACCGGGTTGCTGCCTGCGGAGCTGTCTGAAATGGCCGTCTACTACCGGGCCAAGGCGCAGCGCGACCTCGGGCACACCGAGGGGTCCCGACAGGGCATGCAGGTGGTCGCCGGCGGTGGTGGGCGCCTGGCACCGAACGCCCGACGTGGGCTCGTCCACCTCTCACGGCTCGCCGGCGACTTCCCGACGGCTCTTGAGTCCGCTGAACGCCTGGGCTGGGAGGGGCGGCACCATCGCGTCGTGGGCGACGTGCAGTGGGTGCAGGGCGACATGTCTCTGGCCGCGCGCGCCTTCGGAGCGGCGCGTGCGGAGGGCGAAGAGCACGGCAAGATCGGGGAGGCGGCCATGTCGCAGGCCATGCGGGCTTTCGCTCTCGCCTTCACGAACGACCCCGGCATCGACGACGAGATCGACCTCGGTGAACACCTCCTGGCCCAGGTCGATCTGCGCGCCGCGACTCTGGACGTACGGATCGCGTCCCTTCTGCGTGACGCCGGCACCGACACGGGCGTCGAGGACCGGGCGCGGGTGCTCGCGGCGGAGATCAGCACGTCGGGATTGCTCTTCGTCCAGGCCAAGCTGGAGTTGGCACGCGCCTTCCACCATGCCGTCCGCGGCGACCGAGCGGGCGTCGCCTCCAGCGTCATCCGACTCCGTGAGCTGACCCGTGAGGGCTACTACGCCTACTACGTCGACATCGCCCACTTCATGGCCGACCTCGCGCTCGACACTTCCTCCCGCGCTCGGTGGCTCGACGATCAGCGGACGGTGCGCCGACGGTGGCGCGGCATGGTCATCGACCGACGGGCTCTGCTCACGTCAAGGCCAGGCACCGGAGCGCCGTAG